AACAGAAGTAAGGAGCTTGGCTTATGCCGGCTCCTTGCTCGCGTTCCCTTTCCCGTTTGCCGCCGTGAAACGGCCCATACCCGCATAAAGGAGCGATCCCGTTTGAAGGCTCTCGTCAAAACTCACCCGGGACCCGGAAATGTCGAGCTGATCGATATTCCGGAGCCGAAAATCCGTCCGGACGTCGGCGTGAAAATCGAAGTGAAGTACACCGGCATTTGCGGCACCGATCTGCACGTTTACCACGATACGTTTAAAAATTACCCGCCCGTCACGCTTGGCCACGAGTTTTCCGGCGTCGTCGTCGAGGTCGGCAGTGCGGTGCAGCGCGTGAAGCCGGGCGACCGGGTTGCCGTCAACCCGTCGACGGCCGTCGTCTGCGGCAGCTGCGAATACTGTCTGCAAGGCTACTATATGTTCTGCCCGATCCGCCGCGGGATGGGACACGGCGTGAACGGCGCTTTCACCAAATATGTCGCCGTGCGCGAAGACCAGGTGTATCCGCTGCCGGATCACGTCTCGCTGGAGGAAGCGGCGCTCGCCGAACCGCTCGCCTGCGCGGTGCAAGCGATCGAGGAGCTGACCGACCTGCATGCCGGCGACGTCGTGCTGCTGTCGGGTCCCGGTCCGATCGGCATGCTCTGCCTGCAGCTGCTCACGGCCAAAGGCTGCCGCGTCATCGTCGCGGGCACCGGGCAGGACCGCATGCGCTTACGTTTGGCGCTGCGCCTCGGAGCCAGCCTCGCCGTCGACGTGACGGCCGAGGATTTGCAGGCGATCGTCCTCCGCGAAACGGGAGGACTCGGCGTGGACGCCGCCGTCGAATGTGCCGGCGCCGGCGCATCGGTGGTTGCTTGCCTTGAGGCCGTAAGGCGGCTCGGCAAGCACATCCAGGTCGGCATCATCGGCAAAGATGTGACGCTGCCTTTCGACACGGTGCTGTACAAGCAGCTCCAGGTCGTCGGCACGCTCGCGCATTCGCAGAAAACGTGGGCGCGCGTCATCAAGCTGCTGCACCAGCGGAAGCTGGCTTTGACGGAGACGGTCACGCACCGCCTGCCGCTCAGCAGGTGGAAGGAAGCGTTCGAGCTGTGCGAGAGGAAGCAAGGGCTGAAGGTGTTTTTGTCATACGACGAGTAACGGGGATACAATGAGAGGGGATTGGTTATCAGCCCCTCTCGCTTCAGATCGGGCAAAAGTGTCATAGATTCGCTCGAAGAGGCATAAGATTTAATAGAGTAAAGCGCTTTACTTATTGCCGGAAAATTATGCGAAGCAAATATTTAGCGAATAACAGGAGTTCCTTGAGGAGGAAAATCATATGCCAACCGCACGCTGCGCCAAACCCGAAGAGCTGGAGGCGCTTATCGCTTTATCGGACCGCACGTTCCGCAAACCGGGACAAACCTCGATGGGAACGGCTTATGCGATGCTTTTTTCCGAGAATAATGCGGAGAACCTTCTTGTCATGGAAGAAGACGGCATACCGGCAACGCTCGTAGGGCTGCTGCCGATGCAGCTGTCCGTTGCAGGCTGCGCGATCTCCGCTGTCGGCATGGGCTCGGTCTGCACGGAGACGGCTTATCGCGGGCGAAATTTTGCCGATACGCTGGTGAAGATGGCGATCGATCAATGCCGGGAAAACGACGTACATGTGCTGCTCATATCGGGCAACCGCAGTCTGTACCTCAGAAACGACTGTATGGAGGTAGGCTCAGTCAGGCACTTCACGCTGATGCCTGGGGAAGACTGGCAAGGACTCGCCGAACAAGCGGGAACGGTCCGTCCATACGATGAAGAACGCGATGTTCGGGCTATGCTGCGGCTGATGGAAGCGGATCAGGCATACTACCGGCGTTCGCCGGAAGAGATGTCTTTATTGATCCGCAGCGCGGCCGTGATGAGCAACTACTCGGCGGAGCAGCATGTGCTGGTGCATACGGCGGACAACGGCGAGATGCTCGGCTACATCGTGGTCGGACTTCCGGCAAAGGGGGACTCCTTAACGGCTGAGGTCGTCGAATATGCAGGAGGAGACGAAACGGTTGTGCGCTTGCTGAGCGAGGTCGCGGGACACTTCAAACCGGAACGGACGAATGTCCCCGTCATGCCGCATCGGCATGCGTTGGCGGAGAAACTGGCCTCCACCGGCTGCGCGGTTAAGGAAACGACGATTCCGGGCACGATCCGCATGATTGACTTCACCGGTATGTGGCACGCTTTGCGACCCTATATGGCAGGACGTATCGGCGAAGAGGCGGCATCCCGTCTCGAATGTGTGGACTACGCAAACGGCAATTACCGGATCCGCTTGGGGAACGAGACGCTTACAGTCGACCTGAGAGGAGCGACGACGCTTGTTTTTAACGGTCCGCAGCTGACGGGGCAGGGGGAGCTTAAAAGAGTGTTGGGAGAGCTGTTTCCGCTGCCGTTTGTTTATACAAGCAATTTAAATTTTGTTTAAGAAGTTATATTTTGATTAATCGCTTAACCTTATTCCGCTGTGAAATAGAGCCCTTCGATATATTTGCAGCGGAATAATAAAGCGCTTACAAATGAAATTTACTTAATTCGACAAAAAAACATTGACAAATGTTTGAACATTACGCATAATCAACAATACATAAGGTTAACCGCTTACCCCTTTTTGTCCCAATCGTTAAACCGGTTTAATTGAAAGTTGTCGACTTTTACGCAAAGGAGAGATGGACACAGCATGATGTGGTATTTCAAAGCCCTCGGCAGACGAAGGCTGATCGAGTTTATCATTCTCGTCATTTTTGCCGTTTTCTTTATGGGCCCTTTACTGAACCTGCTTTTGTTAGCGTTTACAGGAAAGTGGCAGTATCCCGCTCCGCTCCCGCAATCGTGGTCCCTGGACTGGTGGAAATTCGTTTTGTCCAAGGATGAGGTGGTTAAATCGATCGGGCTTTCCTTTGTGATAGCCACGGTTGTAACCGCTTTATCGATCATTATCTGCATCCCGGCCGCCTACGCGTTTGCGCGGATTCGTTTTCCGCTCAGCCGGATGTTCCTGTTCTCGTTTTTGCTCACCAACGCTTTTCCGAAAATGGGGCTTTACGTCTCGATTGCGGTGCTTTTTTACAAGGTCGGTCTGATGAATACGTTCATGGGCGTCGTGCTCAT
The window above is part of the Paenibacillus hamazuiensis genome. Proteins encoded here:
- a CDS encoding zinc-dependent alcohol dehydrogenase, yielding MKALVKTHPGPGNVELIDIPEPKIRPDVGVKIEVKYTGICGTDLHVYHDTFKNYPPVTLGHEFSGVVVEVGSAVQRVKPGDRVAVNPSTAVVCGSCEYCLQGYYMFCPIRRGMGHGVNGAFTKYVAVREDQVYPLPDHVSLEEAALAEPLACAVQAIEELTDLHAGDVVLLSGPGPIGMLCLQLLTAKGCRVIVAGTGQDRMRLRLALRLGASLAVDVTAEDLQAIVLRETGGLGVDAAVECAGAGASVVACLEAVRRLGKHIQVGIIGKDVTLPFDTVLYKQLQVVGTLAHSQKTWARVIKLLHQRKLALTETVTHRLPLSRWKEAFELCERKQGLKVFLSYDE
- a CDS encoding GNAT family N-acetyltransferase, translating into MPTARCAKPEELEALIALSDRTFRKPGQTSMGTAYAMLFSENNAENLLVMEEDGIPATLVGLLPMQLSVAGCAISAVGMGSVCTETAYRGRNFADTLVKMAIDQCRENDVHVLLISGNRSLYLRNDCMEVGSVRHFTLMPGEDWQGLAEQAGTVRPYDEERDVRAMLRLMEADQAYYRRSPEEMSLLIRSAAVMSNYSAEQHVLVHTADNGEMLGYIVVGLPAKGDSLTAEVVEYAGGDETVVRLLSEVAGHFKPERTNVPVMPHRHALAEKLASTGCAVKETTIPGTIRMIDFTGMWHALRPYMAGRIGEEAASRLECVDYANGNYRIRLGNETLTVDLRGATTLVFNGPQLTGQGELKRVLGELFPLPFVYTSNLNFV
- a CDS encoding ABC transporter permease; this translates as MMWYFKALGRRRLIEFIILVIFAVFFMGPLLNLLLLAFTGKWQYPAPLPQSWSLDWWKFVLSKDEVVKSIGLSFVIATVVTALSIIICIPAAYAFARIRFPLSRMFLFSFLLTNAFPKMGLYVSIAVLFYKVGLMNTFMGVVLIHIVNTLMFMTWIPSSAFRNVHQAQEESARDVGASPFRVFWNITFPMALPGITVASIFTFLHSLDEAQGTFLVGIPDFRTMPVVMYSIISDYPSTAGAVFSIILTLPTIVLLLAAQRFVSADVMSGGFQMK